The proteins below come from a single Panicum hallii strain FIL2 chromosome 7, PHallii_v3.1, whole genome shotgun sequence genomic window:
- the LOC112899236 gene encoding uncharacterized protein LOC112899236: MLYLFWYQNNEPVSFSFVRFGVPTVASPPYFEKLTATVINLFHVEIRFSFCSTANKLTTIYIEYFQFFIFLLAIVEPKSYGISSIKCLSVCLDGGSIWVVMGSTNFDPRLVKISYGLGPSLREIYTSNADRVGPSSDSIWTCTIYWRSCSAFMLGLAIPYHHWTTPGNHVGFVVMYTFTFFFTNFGPNSTTFIVPAEIFPARLRSTCHGISSAAGKSGAIVGSFGSLYAAQSTDPTKTDAGYPPGIGVRNSLFMLSGCNVVVFLFTFLVPESKGKSLEELSVENEDEAPPASGQSNKQTAPTNLSE; this comes from the coding sequence ATGTTGTATCTATTTTGGTACCAAAATAATGAGCCCGTCTCTTTTTCATTTGTTCGTTTCGGGGTTCCTACTGTTGCTTCACCACCATATTTCGAGAAATTAACTGCAACTGTGATCAATCTGTTCCACGTAGAAATTCGTTTTAGCTTTTGTTCCACGGCAAACAAATTAACAACCATTTATATAGAATATTTTcagttttttatttttcttcttgCCATCGTTGAGCCAAAATCCTATGGAATCTCTTCCATAAAATGTCTTAGTGTATGTTTGGATGGTGGGTCGATATGGGTTGTGATGGGTTCGACCAACTTCGACCCGCGTTTGGTTAAAATTTCATATGGATTGGGTCCATCCCTAAGAGAAATATACACCTCGAATGCGGATCGAGTTGGTCCCTCCTCCGATTCCATTTGGACATGCACCATATATTGGCGTTCATGCTCGGCCTTCATGCTCGGCCTCGCCATCCCGTACCATCACTGGACGACGCCCGGTAACCACGTCGGATTCGTCGTCATGTACACGTTCACCTTCTTCTTCACCAACTTCGGGCCCAACTCCACCACCTTCATCGTGCCGGCAGAGATCTTCCCGGCACGGCTGCGGTCCACTTGCCACGGCATTTCCTCAGCTGCAGGGAAGTCTGGCGCCATTGTCGGTTCGTTCGGGTCCCTGTACGCAGCGCAGAGCACTGACCCGACCAAGACCGATGCCGGCTACCCGCCGGGCATCGGCGTGCGCAACTCGCTGTTCATGCTCAGCGGATGCAATGTTGTCGTGTTCCTGTTCACGTTCCTCGTGCCGGAGTCGAAGGGAAAGTCGCTGGAGGAGCTCTCCGTCGAGAACGAGGACGAGGCACCACCAGCATCTGGCCAGAGTAACAAGCAGACCGCTCCGACAAATTTGAGCGAATAA
- the LOC112899234 gene encoding E3 ubiquitin-protein ligase MBR2-like isoform X1, translating into MQHNRITMLSSSETCQLGSSSSNSAIDQQNLLPNNPTADEQILLPNALESESYPHYLLNSHEVEMPVESLNGQQNTSLSLWESAGSSSMGCLVDHGNFFHAKREHLAPSLSIGGPLSIDRRRHEATSSLPSHNLNIDLNVNQADQFGSDDVDLVHSNGQSGTNTVSAHRGSSLTERILHHGVSDAIGSSSRNADCFEGASGQEVHLLDSHHPTFKRKYIDGCHAESSANGSSRNRHLNNNTLLESSTMPTATNFTVPYPPVEQLNQSTNIASSSNLSDRYSLYSDPHENEFMRNTRMRISPSDYDQSLPNLLPEGSFRCSAYQPTQSSFIPVQPRKLSSSAGSHSRPHVPAITQFSQNLHRPSSNVSLGSRIGSSSSSAGTGSSSRSAIQISASQDPSTSLMGSDYPEPLLLGSSLFNADSTNFLSASGSRTNQQNSGSSSGSMLRAAVNVGSQQVHGFNASQSSATLRGSADMSRRSLISAGVSHSRSSSIALQHRGNSSTSHEVRSHQPVSSSRSLQHYSRAGHPSIDRQNPGYLDLQSFMQTIAASREGGRPISELRNVFDQIRQGRNARLEDLLLIDRSLIMRRANLIDRHRDMRLDVDNMSYEELLALGERIGYVNTGLSEEKIMSSLKQWKYAIRALDDPPTCVEPCCICQEDYVEDEDLGRLDCGHDFHTACIKQWLVIKNLCPICKKTALGT; encoded by the exons ATGCAACATAATAGGATCACCATGCTGTCTTCCTCGGAAACTTGCCAGCTTGGTTCTAGTTCTAGCAACTCTGCCATCGATCAGCAGAATTTACTTCCCAACAACCCTACTGCAGATGAACAGATTTTGCTTCCCAATGCATTAGAGAGTGAGAGCTACCCACACTATTTGCTCAATAGTCATGAGGTGGAAATGCCAGTGGAAAGCCTGAATGGTCAGCAAAATACAAGCTTGAGCTTGTGGGAATCAGCTGGATCTAGCTCTATGGGTTGCTTAGTTGATCATGGTAACTTTTTCCATGCCAAAAGGGAGCATCTTGCGCCTTCTCTATCTATTGGAGGCCCATTAAGTATAGACAGGAGGAGACATGAAGCCACTAGTTCTTTGCCTTCACACAACTTAAACATAGACCTCAACGTTAACCAGGCTGATCAATTTGGCTCTGATGATGTTGACCTTGTACACAGTAATGGGCAATCAGGAACAAATACTGTTTCAGCCCACAGGGGCTCTTCCCTTACTGAGCGTATTCTGCATCATGGAGTTTCTGATGCTATAGGAAGTTCTTCACGGAATGCAGACTGTTTTGAGGGTGCATCGGGCCAAGAAGTTCATTTACTTGACAGTCATCATCCAACCTTTAAGAGAAAGTATATTGATGGATGTCATGCAGAGTCTTCTGCCAATGGAAGCTCACGCAATCGTCACCTAAACAATAATACTCTGCTAGAAAGTTCAACTATGCCAACCGCAACAAACTTTACTGTTCCGTATCCTCCAGTGGAACAGCTAAACCAGAGTACTAATATTGCTTCAAGCTCTAATTTGTCTGATCGTTATTCTTTGTATAGTGATCCACATGAAAATGAATTCATGCGAAATACACGGATGAGAATAAGCCCTAGTGATTATGATCAATCGCTGCCCAATCTATTGCCTGAGGGGAGTTTCAGGTGCTCAGCTTATCAGCCTACACAGTCTTCATTTATTCCAGTGCAACCTAGAAAACTGAGCTCTTCTGCCGGTTCTCATAGTCGACCTCATGTGCCTGCTATTACTCAATTTTCTCAAAATCTTCACCGTCCATCATCAAATGTTAGTCTTGGATCAAGAATTGGGAGTTCTTCCAGTTCTGCTGGTACTGGGAGTTCTTCCAGGTCTGCAATACAGATATCTGCTTCGCAAGATCCCAGTACTAGCTTGATGGGAAGCGATTATCCTGAGCCCCTTTTGTTAGGTTCTTCTTTGTTTAATGCTGATTCAACAAATTTCTTATCTGCATCTGGAAGCAGAACCAACCAGCAAAATTCTGGCTCCAGCTCTGGTTCCATGCTTAGAGCTGCTGTAAATGTGGGATCTCAACAAGTCCATGGGTTCAATGCATCTCAGTCAAGTGCAACTTTAAGAGGTTCAGCTGATATGTCCAGGAGGTCCTTGATTTCTGCTGGTGTTTCTCATTCTAGAAGTTCAAGCATCGCATTGCAGCACCGCGGAAATTCATCCACATCACACGAGGTTCGGAGTCATCAGCCAGTATCAAGCTCTCGTTCCCTGCAGCACTACTCAAGAGCAGGTCATCCCTCCATAGACAGGCAGAACCCTGGTTACTTGGACCTTCAGTCTTTTATGCAGACAATAGCTGCTTCAAGGGAAGGAGGCAGGCCAATATCTGAG CTCCGCAATGTTTTCGATCAGATTCGTCAGGGAAGAAATGCTAGACTTGAG GATTTGCTTCTCATTGATCGATCACTTATCATGAGGCGAGCTAATTTGATTGATAGGCATCGGGATATGCGGCTTGATGTGGATAATATGTCCTATGAG GAATTGCTGGCACTTGGTGAACGTATTGGGTATGTAAACACAGGGCTTAGTGAGGAGAAAATTATGAGTAGCTTGAAACAATGGAAATATGCCATAAGAGCATTGGATGATCCTCCCACATGTGTTGAACCATGCTGCATTTGCCAG GAAGACTATGTGGAAGATGAAGACTTGGGCAGACTGGACTGTGGTCATGACTTCCACACCGCATGCATCAAACAATGGCTTGTTATAAAAAATCTGTGCCCAATCTGCAAAAAAACAGCACTGGGCACCTAA
- the LOC112899234 gene encoding probable E3 ubiquitin-protein ligase HIP1 isoform X2, producing MQHNRITMLSSSETCQLGSSSSNSAIDQQNLLPNNPTADEQILLPNALESESYPHYLLNSHEVEMPVESLNGQQNTSLSLWESAGSSSMGCLVDHGNFFHAKREHLAPSLSIGGPLSIDRRRHEATSSLPSHNLNIDLNVNQADQFGSDDVDLVHSNGQSGTNTVSAHRGSSLTERILHHGVSDAIGSSSRNADCFEGASGQEVHLLDSHHPTFKRKYIDGCHAESSANGSSRNRHLNNNTLLESSTMPTATNFTVPYPPVEQLNQSTNIASSSNLSDRYSLYSDPHENEFMRNTRMRISPSDYDQSLPNLLPEGSFRCSAYQPTQSSFIPVQPRKLSSSAGSHSRPHVPAITQFSQNLHRPSSNVSLGSRIGSSSSSAGTGSSSRSAIQISASQDPSTSLMGSDYPEPLLLGSSLFNADSTNFLSASGSRTNQQNSGSSSGSMLRAAVNVGSQQVHGFNASQSSATLRGSADMSRRSLISAGVSHSRSSSIALQHRGNSSTSHEVRSHQPVSSSRSLQHYSRAGHPSIDRQNPGYLDLQSFMQTIAASREGGRPISEDLLLIDRSLIMRRANLIDRHRDMRLDVDNMSYEELLALGERIGYVNTGLSEEKIMSSLKQWKYAIRALDDPPTCVEPCCICQEDYVEDEDLGRLDCGHDFHTACIKQWLVIKNLCPICKKTALGT from the exons ATGCAACATAATAGGATCACCATGCTGTCTTCCTCGGAAACTTGCCAGCTTGGTTCTAGTTCTAGCAACTCTGCCATCGATCAGCAGAATTTACTTCCCAACAACCCTACTGCAGATGAACAGATTTTGCTTCCCAATGCATTAGAGAGTGAGAGCTACCCACACTATTTGCTCAATAGTCATGAGGTGGAAATGCCAGTGGAAAGCCTGAATGGTCAGCAAAATACAAGCTTGAGCTTGTGGGAATCAGCTGGATCTAGCTCTATGGGTTGCTTAGTTGATCATGGTAACTTTTTCCATGCCAAAAGGGAGCATCTTGCGCCTTCTCTATCTATTGGAGGCCCATTAAGTATAGACAGGAGGAGACATGAAGCCACTAGTTCTTTGCCTTCACACAACTTAAACATAGACCTCAACGTTAACCAGGCTGATCAATTTGGCTCTGATGATGTTGACCTTGTACACAGTAATGGGCAATCAGGAACAAATACTGTTTCAGCCCACAGGGGCTCTTCCCTTACTGAGCGTATTCTGCATCATGGAGTTTCTGATGCTATAGGAAGTTCTTCACGGAATGCAGACTGTTTTGAGGGTGCATCGGGCCAAGAAGTTCATTTACTTGACAGTCATCATCCAACCTTTAAGAGAAAGTATATTGATGGATGTCATGCAGAGTCTTCTGCCAATGGAAGCTCACGCAATCGTCACCTAAACAATAATACTCTGCTAGAAAGTTCAACTATGCCAACCGCAACAAACTTTACTGTTCCGTATCCTCCAGTGGAACAGCTAAACCAGAGTACTAATATTGCTTCAAGCTCTAATTTGTCTGATCGTTATTCTTTGTATAGTGATCCACATGAAAATGAATTCATGCGAAATACACGGATGAGAATAAGCCCTAGTGATTATGATCAATCGCTGCCCAATCTATTGCCTGAGGGGAGTTTCAGGTGCTCAGCTTATCAGCCTACACAGTCTTCATTTATTCCAGTGCAACCTAGAAAACTGAGCTCTTCTGCCGGTTCTCATAGTCGACCTCATGTGCCTGCTATTACTCAATTTTCTCAAAATCTTCACCGTCCATCATCAAATGTTAGTCTTGGATCAAGAATTGGGAGTTCTTCCAGTTCTGCTGGTACTGGGAGTTCTTCCAGGTCTGCAATACAGATATCTGCTTCGCAAGATCCCAGTACTAGCTTGATGGGAAGCGATTATCCTGAGCCCCTTTTGTTAGGTTCTTCTTTGTTTAATGCTGATTCAACAAATTTCTTATCTGCATCTGGAAGCAGAACCAACCAGCAAAATTCTGGCTCCAGCTCTGGTTCCATGCTTAGAGCTGCTGTAAATGTGGGATCTCAACAAGTCCATGGGTTCAATGCATCTCAGTCAAGTGCAACTTTAAGAGGTTCAGCTGATATGTCCAGGAGGTCCTTGATTTCTGCTGGTGTTTCTCATTCTAGAAGTTCAAGCATCGCATTGCAGCACCGCGGAAATTCATCCACATCACACGAGGTTCGGAGTCATCAGCCAGTATCAAGCTCTCGTTCCCTGCAGCACTACTCAAGAGCAGGTCATCCCTCCATAGACAGGCAGAACCCTGGTTACTTGGACCTTCAGTCTTTTATGCAGACAATAGCTGCTTCAAGGGAAGGAGGCAGGCCAATATCTGAG GATTTGCTTCTCATTGATCGATCACTTATCATGAGGCGAGCTAATTTGATTGATAGGCATCGGGATATGCGGCTTGATGTGGATAATATGTCCTATGAG GAATTGCTGGCACTTGGTGAACGTATTGGGTATGTAAACACAGGGCTTAGTGAGGAGAAAATTATGAGTAGCTTGAAACAATGGAAATATGCCATAAGAGCATTGGATGATCCTCCCACATGTGTTGAACCATGCTGCATTTGCCAG GAAGACTATGTGGAAGATGAAGACTTGGGCAGACTGGACTGTGGTCATGACTTCCACACCGCATGCATCAAACAATGGCTTGTTATAAAAAATCTGTGCCCAATCTGCAAAAAAACAGCACTGGGCACCTAA